From one Mucilaginibacter inviolabilis genomic stretch:
- a CDS encoding 3-keto-disaccharide hydrolase: MKKTLLSLMAIPVLHFAVSAQSKGFKPLFDGKTTTGWHTYLKTGSGAWKVVDGALQLDPKAEGQGDLITDGEYENYELKLDWKISETGNSGIIFGVHEDPKFNETYLTGIEMQVLDNAKASDNKKANHLAGSLYDMKAPSADVTKPAGEWNSVVLRKKNGHLTFWLNGTKIVETEIGSDEWKEMLNNSKFKNWTDFAKYPKGHIALQDHGHEVAFRNIYLKQL; the protein is encoded by the coding sequence ATCCCTGTGCTTCATTTCGCGGTATCAGCGCAATCCAAAGGCTTTAAACCTTTATTTGATGGTAAAACAACCACCGGTTGGCATACCTATTTAAAAACAGGATCAGGTGCATGGAAAGTTGTTGACGGCGCGTTACAACTTGACCCGAAAGCCGAAGGCCAGGGTGATCTGATCACGGATGGTGAATACGAAAATTATGAGTTGAAACTGGATTGGAAGATATCCGAAACAGGAAACAGCGGAATTATTTTTGGTGTACACGAAGATCCTAAATTCAACGAAACTTACCTTACCGGTATCGAAATGCAGGTATTGGATAATGCCAAAGCCAGCGATAATAAAAAAGCAAATCACCTGGCTGGTTCTTTATATGATATGAAAGCCCCTTCTGCCGATGTTACCAAGCCAGCCGGCGAATGGAACTCCGTAGTATTGCGTAAAAAGAATGGTCACCTTACTTTTTGGTTAAATGGAACTAAAATAGTAGAAACAGAGATTGGCAGCGACGAGTGGAAAGAAATGCTGAACAACAGTAAATTCAAAAACTGGACCGATTTTGCGAAATATCCAAAAGGCCATATCGCGCTGCAAGACCACGGCCACGAGGTTGCATTCCGCAATA